A single genomic interval of Mucilaginibacter robiniae harbors:
- a CDS encoding GAF domain-containing protein: protein MNYKLMMSSEIERLKAVERFKQLDAGLKRDLDEITNLVALICEKSIAVISLIDDNIQWFKSIVGMGEMECGDRELSFCNHTIRNDGLLIITDATQDSRFAQLPVVINEPYVRFYAGTQLKTFDGYVVGTLCVLDSKPGSLTNTQITSIKVLAKQVSNLLELNWSLQTLMHQHEQEQTKKQLIENSAAMFKAISNNSDNKNADSLH from the coding sequence ATGAACTATAAACTAATGATGAGCAGTGAAATTGAACGTCTGAAAGCAGTGGAACGTTTTAAGCAATTAGATGCTGGCTTAAAACGTGATCTGGATGAAATAACTAACCTGGTTGCACTAATTTGTGAAAAATCAATCGCAGTTATTAGTTTGATAGATGATAATATACAATGGTTTAAATCTATTGTAGGTATGGGTGAAATGGAATGCGGAGATAGAGAGTTGTCATTCTGTAACCATACCATACGAAACGATGGTTTGCTAATTATAACTGATGCTACACAAGATAGCAGGTTTGCACAATTGCCTGTGGTAATTAATGAGCCTTACGTGCGTTTTTATGCAGGCACACAGCTGAAAACTTTTGATGGTTACGTGGTTGGAACATTATGTGTACTGGATTCAAAGCCTGGCTCATTAACTAACACACAAATCACGTCTATAAAGGTACTGGCCAAACAGGTGTCTAACTTACTTGAACTAAATTGGAGCTTGCAAACTTTGATGCATCAGCATGAACAGGAGCAAACTAAAAAACAGTTAATTGAGAATTCAGCAGCTATGTTTAAAGCTATATCTAACAATTCAGATAACAAAAATGCTGATTCGTTACATTAA
- a CDS encoding MOSC domain-containing protein, whose product MFQISQLYIYPVKSLGGISVTEAQVTSRGLQHDRRWMLVDEHNQFLSQRTLPQLALFKLNFVVNGLQVTYADDCSIVIPFQPTTTEYIEVTIWNDQCKAQLVSTAISKWFTGKLGYTCKLVYMPDETHRGIDLRYASPDDITSFADEYQLLLISQNSLDDLNSRLNEAVPMNRFRPNMVITALEPYWEDQLEHFTIGSISFYGVKLCARCTMIGVNQQNAIAGVEPLKILSTYRKRNNKIYFGQNLLHAGEGIIQVGQEIKVVSLKQVASFASV is encoded by the coding sequence GTGTTTCAAATTAGTCAGCTTTATATTTATCCTGTAAAATCGTTAGGTGGAATATCAGTTACCGAAGCACAGGTAACTAGTCGGGGCTTACAGCATGACCGTCGGTGGATGTTGGTAGATGAACATAACCAATTTCTATCTCAACGTACCTTGCCCCAGCTTGCTTTATTCAAGCTAAACTTCGTAGTTAATGGTTTACAGGTTACCTATGCAGATGATTGCTCAATTGTTATACCTTTTCAACCTACTACCACAGAGTACATTGAAGTAACAATCTGGAACGACCAATGTAAGGCTCAACTGGTAAGTACTGCTATTAGCAAGTGGTTTACTGGAAAATTAGGTTACACTTGTAAGCTGGTTTATATGCCTGATGAAACCCACAGGGGGATTGATCTGCGCTATGCCTCACCGGATGATATTACCTCTTTTGCAGATGAATACCAGCTATTACTAATTAGCCAGAACTCGCTTGATGATTTAAATAGCCGTTTAAACGAAGCGGTACCCATGAACCGTTTTCGTCCTAATATGGTGATTACAGCGCTCGAACCTTATTGGGAAGACCAATTGGAGCATTTCACCATAGGTTCCATAAGCTTTTATGGAGTGAAGCTGTGTGCCCGTTGCACCATGATAGGAGTAAACCAGCAAAATGCAATAGCTGGAGTGGAGCCGCTAAAAATATTATCTACTTATCGTAAGAGGAATAACAAGATTTATTTTGGGCAGAATTTATTGCATGCCGGAGAAGGAATTATACAAGTTGGGCAAGAAATTAAGGTTGTTAGCTTAAAGCAGGTAGCAAGTTTTGCATCTGTGTAG
- a CDS encoding BLUF domain-containing protein produces the protein MPFYLIYTSKAAKLMQESDLLNILLESRKSNLEHDLTGMLLYIEGQFSSQQSGRFIQVLEGEKADVIKIYEKIAQDSRHYNVILLNESEIDKRNFTTWSMGFESLTLDKFKQISGYFELNDNFLKKINVQKFNMPLTMLKSFYELHLEAKANKE, from the coding sequence ATGCCTTTTTATTTAATATACACCAGCAAAGCAGCTAAGTTAATGCAAGAGTCGGATTTGCTCAACATATTGTTAGAGTCTAGAAAGAGTAACCTGGAGCATGATCTTACGGGAATGCTGCTTTATATTGAAGGGCAATTTTCATCACAGCAAAGTGGGCGTTTTATACAAGTACTGGAAGGAGAGAAGGCTGATGTAATAAAAATATACGAAAAAATAGCGCAAGACTCACGGCACTACAATGTAATATTGTTGAATGAGTCAGAAATTGATAAAAGAAATTTCACAACGTGGTCAATGGGATTTGAATCATTAACATTAGATAAATTTAAGCAAATATCAGGTTACTTTGAATTGAATGATAATTTTTTGAAAAAAATCAACGTCCAAAAATTCAATATGCCGCTTACCATGTTAAAATCTTTTTACGAGTTGCATTTAGAGGCTAAAGCAAACAAAGAGTAG
- a CDS encoding PAS domain-containing sensor histidine kinase, giving the protein MNHSNARFSDRQLLEILALSKDATAIYSSEDITIEMANDAMLGLWGKDRSIIGLNLADAVPALKDQPFLGFLKEVWRTGITYEAKESSATLQINGQLQTSYFDFVYRAIKNNNGETCCILHTATDVTELVLSRTAREKTATENRLLNEQLTTTNQELSAVNEELTATNEELLTLSNQVLLAQDELQKLYDKLLESEERFRAIFDQAPLGMCLLRGREQVIELANENILKIWGRRYEEVIDFPQSVARPELGNQPILQWLDETFTSGTTRINTEIGIKLYDQGTLRDAYINSVYQPIKDNHGTVTSILVILEDVTQRVEQKKREERIQEMFNMAVQSANLGTWYIDAETREFVPSLRLKELFGYYPDEIMPYDVAITQITDEYRDLVIKAVENSINKGESYDLEYPILGYHDNQLRWVRATGKVYQPEDGKHAHFSGTILDITERKLDDIRKNDFIAIVSHELKTPLTSAKAYIQVLSAKAKKVQDNFTAATLDKVDAQINKMNTLIKGFLDVARLESGKIHLATQTFNLQDLLKEVVDESILYTNSHQFTYTPCQPINITGDREKILQVINNLLSNAVKYSPQGKAIEISCTIENGMAKVWVKDEGMGVKPEDQAKLFDRFYRVETKHTQTISGFGIGLYLCAEIIKRHHGNIGVESNADTGSTFWFTLPITAE; this is encoded by the coding sequence ATGAATCATTCTAACGCCCGTTTCAGCGACCGGCAACTGCTTGAGATTTTAGCGCTTTCTAAAGATGCCACGGCAATATACTCATCTGAAGATATTACAATTGAGATGGCAAACGATGCTATGCTAGGCTTATGGGGTAAAGACCGAAGCATTATCGGGCTAAATTTAGCGGATGCTGTTCCCGCACTTAAAGATCAGCCTTTTTTAGGCTTCTTGAAAGAAGTATGGCGAACCGGTATTACTTATGAAGCAAAGGAGTCATCAGCAACACTGCAAATAAATGGACAACTCCAAACATCGTACTTTGATTTTGTTTACCGTGCTATTAAAAACAACAATGGTGAAACCTGTTGTATTTTACACACAGCTACAGATGTAACTGAGCTGGTATTGTCAAGAACAGCAAGGGAGAAAACAGCGACTGAGAACCGTTTGCTTAACGAACAGTTAACAACCACCAACCAGGAGCTGTCGGCAGTTAATGAAGAATTAACAGCAACCAATGAAGAACTACTTACCTTAAGCAATCAGGTTCTACTAGCGCAAGATGAACTTCAAAAGCTTTACGATAAGTTATTAGAAAGCGAAGAACGCTTCAGAGCAATATTTGACCAAGCCCCATTAGGCATGTGCCTGCTGAGAGGACGAGAACAGGTGATAGAACTTGCCAATGAAAACATACTCAAAATTTGGGGAAGGCGGTACGAAGAAGTAATTGATTTCCCTCAAAGTGTAGCCCGTCCGGAACTTGGAAATCAACCTATATTACAGTGGTTAGATGAAACTTTCACATCAGGTACAACTCGAATTAATACTGAAATAGGTATAAAATTATATGACCAAGGTACATTAAGAGATGCGTATATTAACTCTGTTTACCAACCAATAAAAGATAATCATGGTACAGTAACTAGTATATTGGTTATTCTGGAGGATGTAACGCAAAGAGTAGAGCAAAAAAAACGAGAAGAACGTATTCAGGAAATGTTTAACATGGCTGTACAATCGGCCAATTTGGGTACTTGGTATATTGATGCAGAAACCAGAGAATTTGTACCTTCTCTTCGATTAAAGGAATTGTTTGGCTACTACCCGGACGAGATTATGCCCTATGATGTTGCCATAACCCAAATAACTGATGAATATAGAGACCTTGTAATTAAAGCAGTAGAAAATTCTATTAACAAAGGGGAAAGTTATGATTTGGAGTACCCTATTTTAGGCTACCATGATAACCAGCTCAGGTGGGTACGAGCAACCGGAAAAGTATATCAACCAGAAGATGGCAAGCATGCTCATTTCTCAGGCACTATCTTAGATATTACTGAACGCAAGCTAGATGATATACGTAAGAATGATTTTATTGCTATTGTTAGCCATGAACTAAAAACGCCCCTTACATCGGCAAAGGCTTATATACAAGTACTCAGCGCCAAAGCAAAAAAAGTACAAGATAATTTTACTGCCGCCACCCTCGACAAGGTAGATGCGCAAATTAACAAGATGAACACCCTGATTAAGGGTTTTTTGGATGTAGCTCGACTAGAATCAGGTAAAATCCATTTAGCTACTCAAACTTTTAATTTGCAGGATTTATTGAAAGAAGTAGTGGATGAATCAATTCTATATACCAACAGCCATCAATTCACTTATACACCGTGCCAACCTATAAATATTACTGGTGATAGAGAGAAGATACTGCAAGTCATAAACAACCTGCTTAGTAATGCAGTAAAGTATTCGCCTCAAGGGAAAGCTATTGAAATAAGTTGTACTATAGAAAACGGCATGGCTAAAGTGTGGGTAAAAGACGAAGGTATGGGCGTTAAGCCGGAAGATCAAGCTAAGCTATTTGACCGCTTTTACCGGGTGGAAACTAAGCATACCCAAACGATATCGGGTTTTGGTATTGGTTTATACCTATGTGCCGAGATCATTAAACGGCATCATGGAAACATTGGGGTAGAAAGTAACGCAGATACAGGTTCAACCTTTTGGTTTACTCTACCCATCACTGCTGAATAA
- a CDS encoding DNA topoisomerase IV subunit B, which yields MAEVNYSEDSIRSLDWKEHIRLRPGMYIGKLGDGSAYDDGIYVLLKEIIDNSIDEFVMGAGRTIDVNLSDYKVTVRDYGRGIPLGKVIDCVSKINTGGKYDSKAFQKSVGLNGVGTKAVNALSAAFTVQSYREGRTKIAEFNKGELLREEPEKETTQRNGTAINFTPDDSIFRNYHFIPEFVQNMIWNYVFLNAGLTINFNGQKFFSQHGLKDLLQRNTDAETIRYPIIHLKGEDIEIAMTHGQQYGEEYYSFVNGQHTTQGGTHQAAFREAVVKTLREFYKKEYDASDIRASIVGAIAIKVQEPVFESQTKTKLGSQNIGPDGPTVRGFVNDFVKNELDNYLHKNPTTAAALEKRIQQSERERKDIAGIKKLANERAKKASLHNRKLRDCKLHFDDTHERKQDTTLFITEGDSASGSITKSRDVLTQAVFSLKGKPLNCFGLTKKVVYENEEFNLLQHALNIEDGLDGLRYNNIVFATDADVDGMHIRLLLMTFFLQFFPDLVKAGHVSILQTPLFRVRNKKETIYCYSDEERRNAIAKLGNKPEITRFKGLGEISPDEFGLFIGKDMRLDPVILKDANIKGLLEYFMGKNTPTRQQHIVQNLRVEKDDESVNPLVAESEALVA from the coding sequence ATGGCAGAAGTTAATTATAGCGAAGATAGTATTCGCTCGCTCGACTGGAAAGAGCATATCCGTTTAAGGCCGGGTATGTACATAGGCAAGTTGGGCGACGGTTCAGCTTATGACGATGGTATTTATGTATTACTGAAAGAAATTATTGATAACTCTATTGATGAGTTCGTAATGGGGGCCGGTCGTACTATTGATGTAAACCTAAGCGACTACAAAGTAACTGTGCGCGATTATGGCCGCGGAATACCACTAGGTAAGGTTATTGATTGCGTATCGAAAATAAATACCGGTGGCAAATATGATAGTAAGGCTTTTCAAAAATCGGTAGGCTTAAATGGGGTAGGTACTAAAGCTGTTAATGCGCTTTCTGCAGCATTCACTGTACAATCGTATAGGGAGGGGCGAACCAAGATTGCTGAGTTTAATAAAGGCGAACTGCTACGTGAGGAGCCTGAAAAAGAAACCACACAGCGTAATGGTACAGCTATCAACTTTACGCCAGATGATAGTATTTTCCGAAACTACCATTTCATACCGGAGTTTGTACAAAACATGATCTGGAACTATGTGTTCCTGAATGCTGGTTTAACCATTAACTTTAACGGGCAAAAGTTCTTTTCGCAGCATGGTTTGAAAGATTTGCTGCAACGTAATACTGATGCAGAAACTATTCGTTACCCAATCATTCACTTAAAAGGTGAGGATATAGAAATAGCCATGACGCACGGGCAGCAGTATGGTGAAGAGTATTACTCGTTTGTGAATGGGCAACATACTACCCAGGGTGGTACACACCAGGCCGCTTTCCGTGAAGCCGTAGTTAAAACCTTACGTGAGTTTTATAAAAAGGAGTATGATGCGTCAGATATACGTGCTTCTATAGTAGGAGCTATAGCTATTAAGGTGCAGGAGCCAGTTTTTGAATCACAAACTAAAACCAAACTGGGTTCGCAAAACATAGGGCCAGACGGGCCAACCGTTCGCGGCTTTGTGAATGATTTTGTTAAAAATGAGTTGGATAATTACCTGCATAAAAATCCAACTACGGCGGCGGCACTTGAAAAACGTATTCAGCAATCAGAACGCGAGCGTAAAGATATTGCCGGCATTAAAAAGTTGGCTAATGAGCGGGCCAAAAAGGCATCGTTACATAATCGTAAATTACGCGACTGCAAACTACATTTTGATGATACGCACGAACGTAAACAAGATACTACATTATTTATTACCGAAGGTGATTCGGCCAGTGGTTCTATTACAAAATCGCGCGATGTATTAACGCAGGCTGTATTCAGTTTGAAAGGTAAACCGCTTAACTGCTTTGGTCTTACCAAGAAGGTGGTTTATGAAAATGAAGAGTTTAATTTGTTGCAACATGCTTTGAACATTGAGGATGGTCTGGATGGTTTACGGTATAACAATATTGTATTTGCTACCGATGCCGATGTGGATGGTATGCACATACGGTTACTTCTAATGACTTTCTTTTTGCAATTTTTCCCGGACCTGGTAAAAGCCGGGCATGTTTCTATCCTGCAAACTCCGTTATTTAGGGTGCGCAACAAAAAAGAAACTATTTACTGTTATAGCGATGAAGAACGCCGTAATGCAATAGCTAAATTGGGTAACAAGCCTGAAATTACCCGATTTAAAGGTTTGGGCGAAATTTCACCTGATGAGTTCGGCTTGTTTATTGGCAAGGATATGCGCTTAGATCCAGTCATTTTAAAAGATGCTAACATTAAAGGCTTGCTGGAGTACTTTATGGGTAAAAACACACCAACACGTCAGCAGCACATTGTACAAAACCTACGAGTTGAAAAAGATGATGAAAGCGTTAATCCGCTGGTGGCCGAAAGTGAAGCCTTAGTAGCTTAA